The DNA segment TATATTCGGGCGCTTTTCCACCTGCCAATTCTATTAAAGTAGGTGCAAAATCAGTATTATTTATAATAGCATCAGTTCTCTGTTCAGCTGTTATTTTTGCTGGATAATGAACAATAAAAGGCATACGCATAGACTCCTCGTACATCCATCGTTTATCAATATAATCATGTTCACCCAACATAAAACCCTGATCTCCGGTATAAACAATGATTGTATTTTCCCAGAGTCCTTCCTTTTTTAGATAATCGAACAAACGTGCCAAATTATCATCCACTCCTTTCACACAACGTAAATATCTTTTCAAATATTCCTGATACGCCAATTTAGTATACTCGGGATCCGGAATATCCTGGTCTATACCCATATGCATACCCATGTTACGTATGGTATTTCTATGAGAAACAGAAGATCCAATGATATGAATTAACTCATCATTATATCCTTTGGTACCCACAGAGCCGTTATTCTTATTATCATACAGACTGGCTGGTTCAGGAATAAATGTATCTTCCAAATAATCTTTGTAACGAGGTGCAAACTCAAAAAGATCATGAGGCGCCTTATAATGGTGCATTAGAAAAAAAGGTTTCGTCTTATCTCTGTTTTTCAGATAATCCAAAGTAATATCTGTTATTACATCAGTACTATGCCCTTCTGTTTTGATTGTTTCGGTATTTTTGGTAGCGGGAAACTCATATTTCATTCCCTTTTCAATAAATACAGGATTAAAATATTCGCCTTGCCCACCATGTCCAACTAAAACTTTATAGTAATCAAATGCCGACGGTTCAGCATGTAAATGCCACTTTCCGATCATTGCCGTTTGGTACCCCAGCTTTTTCATTTCCCGTGGTAGATATTGCTTATCACCGATAGTACCTTCCAGATCAAGCACACCATTTACATTACTATACTGACCTGAAATAATACATGCCCTACTGGGGGTACAAATGGAATTGGTCACATAGCAATTATCAAATACCACCCCTTCCTTAGCCAATGCATCAATATTAGGGGTTGGATTTAACTTAGCCAAACGGCTCCCATATACTCCTATGCTCTGCGTTGTATGATCATCAGACATGATGAAAATAATATTGGGTTTCTTTACTTCTTTAGCTTTCTCGCTACAAGCAGAAAAAATGGCAGATAATATCAGCATTACAGCCGCCACTTTATTAAAAATATTCCTATACATGACTTTAAATAATTTTATATTTTTTCAACAACTAAATTAATACTTTAACAGCAGTGCACATCCATAAATCCAACTGATTATAGGGGGTGTTTAACAAACAACACATATAAATACAACATTTTTTATATAATTATAGGATTCCCCCCCTTCTTTCCCCATCCTTTTTTTCCAAACCTTCTGATGTGTTGATCTATTTTTACCAAGAAATTTATTTACATCATACTCCATTTGTATAATAAAAAATATAGACCAAATAATTTGACACACATTAAGATGAACAGAAAATTACGAACTGGATTTTATGCATTCGCAACTGCTACTATCTTAACTTTAGGAGGGTGTTCAGAACCATCCAAAGTCAAAGACGAATGTTGCCAAAGCAAAACGAAAGCTTTCACTGAAGATTGGGAATCTCTGAAGAAAGTAAATGATGAACCTAAATGGTTTAAAGATGCCAAATTTGGTATTTACACTCACTGGGGGCCTGCCTCTCAAGCCTTTATAAATATGGCTCCTAAGGAGTATATGGGAGGTTGGCACGGCATGCTCATGTACGGAAAAGAAGGCATACCCAACTGGAAGACTGGTAAAATAGCCACAGGAAAAGATGGTATACCTAAACCCACATCCAACTATTTGCACCATACCGAACAATTTGGTGATCCGGTTGCAAACCCTGAAAAATATGGTTACAAATCACTCATTAAAAGCTTTAAGACAACAGGCTTTGACGCTAAGGAGTGGGCTGATTTATTTGAAAAATCAGGTGCTAAATTTGCGGGTCCTGTTGCTATGCACCACGACAACTTTGCTATGTGGAATAGTAAAGCGACCCGATGGAACTCCATGAACTATGGCGGAAAAGATATATCAGGGGAATTGAAAAAGGAAATCGAAGCACGAGGAATGAAATTTATCGGTTCATTTCACCATGCCTTTACCTGGAAGTATTTTGCGCCAGCTCACGTTTATGGTGGCGACCAAATAAAGGAAGAAGACTATGATTTATACACCGAGCCACACGGATATGATTCCCAAATGCCAACCGACCGCTTTCACGAAGAATGGTGGGCTAAATTAAAGGAATACATCGATGTATATCAGCCTGATGTAATATGGTTTGACTGGTGGTTAGAAAACATGAAGGAAGAATACCGTCAGAAATTTATGGCATACTATTATAACAAAGCAAATGAATGGGGTAAAGAAGTAGCTATCTGTTTTAAAGAAAGTACATTTCCTGACGAAACAGCGATACGCGACTATGAAAGAGGACGTCCTAACCAAACAAAACCAGATTATTGGTTAACAGACACATCGCCGGGCACCTGGTTTTATCGCTCCAATGCCAAGTTTGTTGACGCCAATGAACTAGTAGACATATTGGTGGATATTGTTGCTAAAAATGGCAATATGCTCCTAAATGTTCCCCCCGACCCAGATGGAACCATACCACAAGTAATGAAAGACTTACTTCTGGAAATGGGTGCATGGTTAAAAGTAAATGGCGATGCCATATACGGTACGCGCCCTTGGGCCTGCTTTGGCGAAGGACCAACACGCTTACCCTCTGGCGGTCATAAAATTGAGCGTAAAAAAATCAGATATACCGAAAAAGATATTCGTTTTACAAAAAAATCAGATACTGAATTTTTTGCCATCGTAATGGATACTCCTAAAAAAGATATTGTCATCAAAACATTGAGCACAGACATTGCGGTATTACCTGTTGCCATTGAAAAAGTAGAATTGGTGGGAAGCCAAGAAGAAATCAAATGGAAAAGAACTTCAAAAGGTTTAGAAATAAAAGCTCCATCAAAATACCCAACAGATTACGGACATGCCTTCAGAATTATCTGCGAAGGATATAAAGAAGCAAATATTGGAGGTGACCTAGAACAGGATTTGTAGGCATCATTTTTCCTTGTGTCTATAATTTTTCTCCAAACCCCAAAGATGCATTAGATCTTCGCAATGGATTTTCTAATGCATTTTCGGGGTTCATGGCCTCTCGCCAACGCCGCCCCCAGGGCTATTACGCTGTCCAACCCCGCGGTCTATCTGCTGGTAGTTGAACACTTAAATAGAATTTATTGAATATCGACATTATTAAACTGTAACTTCTTATGATTTAATCAAATAAGCCTTCAACATTGAGAATGATGATTTACAAATAGTTTAGTGTCGCAGCCTCATAAAATCTCTATCTGAACAAGCTCACAGGTTATATCTGTTCGGTGAATACCTGTAACTCGAAACAAAGCATTAAAAAATTTGCTTCCTTCAGGAAGCTCACTATAAAACTGTTTAAGCCATTCTCTATTGGTGAAATTTCGGACCGTTGCCAGAGTTCCAATATCATTATTGGATGTTAAAAACAGCGCCACATTATTATTCTCCAGTGGCATACATGAAACCATGGCATATTCTGTTTTTCTTCCATTTTCAATGTGTGTAGTATATTTAAACGTTTTTGCGCCATCCTTATACATGAAACCGTCCACATACTTGGAAAACACTTTACTAGTGCTTAAAAATAATGCATCGGAAGTATTCATCGTTTTAAACTGTCCCACATAAATAACATGATGATCCCGGGATTGCTCCAAGCGAAATTCTGACTCCAATCGTACTTCAAAGGTATTTCCATGCTCATGAAACCACTGGTCCAATTCGTGCACAGCATAAGGCGCCATTTTCGTCATCATAGTATAGTCCGCCGCCCGCAAATTTGTAATATGATGATCACTCATATACTTTGATAATTCTATTTGTGAATTAATGCCTTTAATATGAACAGGCATCCATGACCCATCGTCCTGTTTTTGTTCACAAATAATATGGTCCGCAATTACACAAATATTTTGCGCATCAGCAGAAAAAAAATCACCCCAACAATACGCATCGTTCTTAGGGTAAAAGACAAGCACCAAAGCACCTATTAACAAAAGCACTCCTATTACAGTCATCTCATTAGCATGAGTAAACAAGCACTTTCCTTTAATTCTTCTTTCACCTGTATCTGGAGTAATAAATTGCACATTGTATTGCCCTTTTTCAATCCTGAACATCACGCCATCTTCCGCTCCAACTTCTCTATAGTATTCATCCAGTTTCTTACGCAGATTAAACATATACACCCTGACCTTCCCATCATTATTTTCGGGCTTATAATTATTTTGAAACAACTCAACACCTATAATATGCTCTTTAATATCTTCACCTTGCACAGCCTTAGATACCAAAAAACTTAGTAAGCGAGCATTTCTTGGCGACTTAGCAAAAATAGGATGATTAACTACTCTCTCCAGTGATTGATTAATAATGGTGATATCGACCGTATGTTCCATAGGAGCACAAAACTATAAAAATCTAAATGAACAATAAAAATCCATCAAACTATTTACCACATTGAATACCAGAAAAATTAACCTGGTAATTAACGGTTAAATTACTGTTTTAAGCAACACTCACCAATACTGTATCATGTACTTTTATACATTTACACTACACTAAATTCTATTGATATTCACAATAATTTAATAAATAAAGCATGAAACATTTATCGCTTATTATTTACGCCATTACCATGGTATTATTTTCTTCCTGTCATCAAACATCTCATCTGAATAAAAAGGAGCTTTTTGACTATGACTGGAAATTTACGCGAGGAGAAGCTTTGGGAGCAGAAAACCCCCACTTTATTGATAAGGAGTGGCAATCTGTCAATTTACCCCACGATTGGAGTATCGAAGGCCCATTTAGCAAGGATAATCCTTCTTTCTCAAGAGGAGGGTGGTTACCTACTGGCAAATGTGCATATCGCAAAACCTTTCATATCACTAAAAACCAAAAAGATAAACGCTTTATAATTTATTTTGATGGAGCCTACCGTAACTCCCAAGTATATATCAATGGTACCCTTTTAGGCAAAAGACCCTTGGGTTATATCGCATTCTATTACGATATGACTCCATATATAAAAGTAGACAAACCCAATGTAATCACAGTAAAACTCGACAATTCATCTCAGCCGGGTTCTCGTTGGTATACAGGTACGGGAATCTATCGTCATGTTCACTTAATTACAACGAATAAAGTATATGTGCCCATATGGGGAAATTATATTGTAAGTAATAATGCTTCCAAAGAGGAAGCCACCATCAACATAGAAACACAGATCAACAATGACTTCAAAGAAAGTAAGGAGTGCGAACTTAAATATACGATATACGACCAGCAGGGAAACAAAGTAGCACAATCTTCACAAAATGAAATAATAGAAGCCGAAAACAACAAGAAGGTTAAACTGGACATAACACTAAAAAAACCCCAACTATGGGATCTCAAAAAACCACATCTGTACACCATAAAAACAGTAATATCCATCCACCAACAGCCCATATATAGTCAAACAGACAAAACAGGCATCCGCAACATATCCTTTGATGATCAAAAAGGATTTTTCCTAAACGGACAAAACATAAAGATAAAAGGTGTTTGTCTTCACCATGCTGGTGGCCCACTTGGAGCCGCGATTCACCGCAGAACGATTGAACGCCAACTGGAGAAATTAAGAGAGATGGGATGTAACGCAGTACGCACCGCTCACAATCCTTTTTCTGAAGAATTCTTAAATGTTTGTGATAGCATGGGTTTCCTTGTTATGAACGAAATGTTTGATGAATGGGAAAAAGTAAAAGAACCTGCCACAACACAGAATGGAAAAAAAATTAGAATACCCGTAGATTTTTATGCTAACATTTTTCACAAATGGGCCGATAAAGACCTGACTGATTTTGTAATGAGAGACCGAAACCATCCTTCTGTTATTATGTGGAGTATCGGAAATGAAATAGACCAGATGCGTAAACCTGCAGGTGAAATAATTGGTAAGCGACTGGCAAAAATCGTTCACCAGCTGGATTATCGCCCCATAACCAATGGCGTCCACGGATATGGTTGGGGAGTATGGCCTGATTCAGCTGCCGCTGCCGTAAATGATATTTATGGTTATAACTACATCAAAAACGACGGACTAGACAAAGAGCGTCAACTACACCCCAACACTAAGACGATCATCACAGAACACGAATCGGCACAATCATTTTACCCTCGCGGAACCTATTTATACGATGATGCAAAAAAAGCATGGTGGGACAAGTTAGCCTACGAATACAATGAAGCCTTTGA comes from the Saccharicrinis fermentans DSM 9555 = JCM 21142 genome and includes:
- a CDS encoding glycoside hydrolase family 2 TIM barrel-domain containing protein — its product is MKHLSLIIYAITMVLFSSCHQTSHLNKKELFDYDWKFTRGEALGAENPHFIDKEWQSVNLPHDWSIEGPFSKDNPSFSRGGWLPTGKCAYRKTFHITKNQKDKRFIIYFDGAYRNSQVYINGTLLGKRPLGYIAFYYDMTPYIKVDKPNVITVKLDNSSQPGSRWYTGTGIYRHVHLITTNKVYVPIWGNYIVSNNASKEEATINIETQINNDFKESKECELKYTIYDQQGNKVAQSSQNEIIEAENNKKVKLDITLKKPQLWDLKKPHLYTIKTVISIHQQPIYSQTDKTGIRNISFDDQKGFFLNGQNIKIKGVCLHHAGGPLGAAIHRRTIERQLEKLREMGCNAVRTAHNPFSEEFLNVCDSMGFLVMNEMFDEWEKVKEPATTQNGKKIRIPVDFYANIFHKWADKDLTDFVMRDRNHPSVIMWSIGNEIDQMRKPAGEIIGKRLAKIVHQLDYRPITNGVHGYGWGVWPDSAAAAVNDIYGYNYIKNDGLDKERQLHPNTKTIITEHESAQSFYPRGTYLYDDAKKAWWDKLAYEYNEAFEWVEKRDIRGESGMNAWKWVKERPHVMGMFIWTGWDYLGEVIPFGWPARSSSFAPIDLCGFPKDGYYFYQSQWTDKPMVHIFPHWNLDGMEGKKVTVYAFTNGEEVELFQDGKSLGKKTNNCQGVEYQSWDLIYKPGELKAVSYKNGKIHAQKTVRTAGEPAKIQVNCRRNSMKANAQDLIYVECTIIDKDGNEVPTADNMIEFEMLGPATIAGVGNSNNMSLESFKSNQHSAFNGKCLAIIQSTRISGDISLIVKSSGLPSTTIHFHSK
- a CDS encoding sulfatase family protein — protein: MYRNIFNKVAAVMLILSAIFSACSEKAKEVKKPNIIFIMSDDHTTQSIGVYGSRLAKLNPTPNIDALAKEGVVFDNCYVTNSICTPSRACIISGQYSNVNGVLDLEGTIGDKQYLPREMKKLGYQTAMIGKWHLHAEPSAFDYYKVLVGHGGQGEYFNPVFIEKGMKYEFPATKNTETIKTEGHSTDVITDITLDYLKNRDKTKPFFLMHHYKAPHDLFEFAPRYKDYLEDTFIPEPASLYDNKNNGSVGTKGYNDELIHIIGSSVSHRNTIRNMGMHMGIDQDIPDPEYTKLAYQEYLKRYLRCVKGVDDNLARLFDYLKKEGLWENTIIVYTGDQGFMLGEHDYIDKRWMYEESMRMPFIVHYPAKITAEQRTDAIINNTDFAPTLIELAGGKAPEYMQGKSFKTILETGKEPEGWRDATYYRYWMHMAHRHANPAHFGVRTKDYKLIFFYGRYWVDTDDPNAEWNKKSWGNDFTRHTPPAWELYDLRNDPKEMNNVYDNPDYAQVKVMMKEKLKALREEIGDTDENFPHIKKIVDEYWDK
- a CDS encoding helix-turn-helix domain-containing protein, with product MEHTVDITIINQSLERVVNHPIFAKSPRNARLLSFLVSKAVQGEDIKEHIIGVELFQNNYKPENNDGKVRVYMFNLRKKLDEYYREVGAEDGVMFRIEKGQYNVQFITPDTGERRIKGKCLFTHANEMTVIGVLLLIGALVLVFYPKNDAYCWGDFFSADAQNICVIADHIICEQKQDDGSWMPVHIKGINSQIELSKYMSDHHITNLRAADYTMMTKMAPYAVHELDQWFHEHGNTFEVRLESEFRLEQSRDHHVIYVGQFKTMNTSDALFLSTSKVFSKYVDGFMYKDGAKTFKYTTHIENGRKTEYAMVSCMPLENNNVALFLTSNNDIGTLATVRNFTNREWLKQFYSELPEGSKFFNALFRVTGIHRTDITCELVQIEIL
- a CDS encoding alpha-L-fucosidase, translating into MNRKLRTGFYAFATATILTLGGCSEPSKVKDECCQSKTKAFTEDWESLKKVNDEPKWFKDAKFGIYTHWGPASQAFINMAPKEYMGGWHGMLMYGKEGIPNWKTGKIATGKDGIPKPTSNYLHHTEQFGDPVANPEKYGYKSLIKSFKTTGFDAKEWADLFEKSGAKFAGPVAMHHDNFAMWNSKATRWNSMNYGGKDISGELKKEIEARGMKFIGSFHHAFTWKYFAPAHVYGGDQIKEEDYDLYTEPHGYDSQMPTDRFHEEWWAKLKEYIDVYQPDVIWFDWWLENMKEEYRQKFMAYYYNKANEWGKEVAICFKESTFPDETAIRDYERGRPNQTKPDYWLTDTSPGTWFYRSNAKFVDANELVDILVDIVAKNGNMLLNVPPDPDGTIPQVMKDLLLEMGAWLKVNGDAIYGTRPWACFGEGPTRLPSGGHKIERKKIRYTEKDIRFTKKSDTEFFAIVMDTPKKDIVIKTLSTDIAVLPVAIEKVELVGSQEEIKWKRTSKGLEIKAPSKYPTDYGHAFRIICEGYKEANIGGDLEQDL